The genomic region ATACTGGAAATACTTTCTATATTTTAGATGAGCCTACTACAGGGCTTCACTTTGAAGATATTAATGTATTAATGGGAGTTTTAAACACCCTTACCGACAAAGGAAATACGGTATTGATAATTGAACATAACCTGGATGTTATTAAAATGGTAGACCACATTATAGATATTGGTCCCGAGGGCGGAAAAGGCGGTGGAAAGTTAATTGCCACTGGTACTCCTGAGGAGATTATAAAAAACACAAAAAGCTATACCGCAAAATATTTAAAGAACGAGTTAAAATAATTATAGAAGCACTGACTTCCGAAGAAAAATAACAATAATGAGAAAAGAACAACACAGTAAAGGCTGGAACGAAATTAAAACCAACGATTCTTGGGCTATTTTTAAAATAATGAGTGAGTTTGTAAGCGGTTACGAGCGTTTAAGTAGAATTGGACCTTGCGTTTCTATTTTTGGCTCTGCAAGAACAAAACCAGACCACAAATACTATAAGTTGGCTGAAGAAATCGCAACGAAAATAGTGGAGGCTGGTTACGGGGTTATAACTGGTGGAGGCCCAGGAATTATGGAGGCTGGTAACAAAGGTGCTCATCTTGCGGGTGGTACTTCTGTGGGCTTAAATATAGAATTGCCTTTCGAACAACACGACAATCCATATATAGATAGCGACAAAAACCTGGACTTCGATTATTTCTTTGTAAGGAAGGTAATGTTTGTAAAGTACTCTCAAGGGTTTGTAGTCATGCCAGGTGGATTTGGTACATTAGACGAGCTTTTTGAAGCTATAACACTTATACAGACGAATAAAATCGCAAAATTCCCCATAATTTTGGTAGATAGTAGTTTTTGGGGCGGACTAATGGATTGGGTACGTAATACCTTGTTGGAAGCCAATAATAACGTAAGTCCGGGAGATTTGGAATTAATAAAACTAGTGGATACCGCAGACGAGGTTATAGATGTTCTCGATACCTTCTATAATAAATACGACTTGAGTCCGAATTTTTAAGGGAAACTTTTATTTAAATAATTACCAAAGAATTGGAAGGTTCGACGTGTTGATTTTATTTTCCATAAACTTGAATTCTAAACCTTTTCGGGGTATTTGTATATAAACCCCAGCCAACGACCAACCAAAAAGATTGAAAAACCCTTTGTTCCGTTTCTTGAATTACGAATTACAATAGGTTCAAGGTTATAATTTTTATGTTCACAGCTTAGCAGTAAATGATATACAAAAGTTTACATTTCGATCATTTTGTTTTTTATTCCATATAAAACCAACCCTATTCTACTGCGAACGTCCAATTTATCAAAGAGGCTTTCGCGGTAGCCATCAATGGTTTTTGGCGATAAAAACATTTCTGCAGCTATTTCCTTATACGTCATTTCGGTGCACGCCAATTTTAAAAACTCTATTTCCCGATCTTTTAATTTGATTTCATGGGGATCGTTGTCTTTTTTATCAATAGTATCTAAAAGCTTATTGGTAATCCTATCAGAATAGTAAAATCCTTTTTCAATAACGTCATCCAGGGCATTCTGAAAAATTTCCGGGTGGATATCTTTTAAAAGATACCCTTTAGCTCCCAACCGCAACATTTTTATAATAGTTTCTTCACTATCGTCCATAGATAATGCTATAACCTTTTGTTCTGGATGATTCTCTTTTAGCCATTCCATGGTTTCAATACCATTCATCTGTGGCATGTTAATATCCATCAGAACAATATCTGGTAGCGCATTTTTCTCCAACTCCTCAATAAAGTTTTTACCGTTCGAGGCATTGAAGGTTACTTTATAGTTATCAAAAGAGTCTACTAAAGAAATTAGGGACTTGGCAAATAGGGAATGGTCGTCTACAATGGCTATGGAATACTTTTTCATTTTACAAGCTGCTTGGTTGGATACCTCAAAGTTAAAGAAACTCCTTCATTTTTTGCTGTTTTAATGGATAAATCTGCGCCAATAAGTTCGGCTCTTTTTCGCATATTCATCAATCCAGTCCCTTCACTTTCAGAGTCTTGATTAAAACCCACGCCATTGTCGGTAGCGTTTACATAGAGTTCTGAAGGTAAATATCTA from Galbibacter sp. BG1 harbors:
- a CDS encoding TIGR00730 family Rossman fold protein → MRKEQHSKGWNEIKTNDSWAIFKIMSEFVSGYERLSRIGPCVSIFGSARTKPDHKYYKLAEEIATKIVEAGYGVITGGGPGIMEAGNKGAHLAGGTSVGLNIELPFEQHDNPYIDSDKNLDFDYFFVRKVMFVKYSQGFVVMPGGFGTLDELFEAITLIQTNKIAKFPIILVDSSFWGGLMDWVRNTLLEANNNVSPGDLELIKLVDTADEVIDVLDTFYNKYDLSPNF
- a CDS encoding response regulator translates to MKKYSIAIVDDHSLFAKSLISLVDSFDNYKVTFNASNGKNFIEELEKNALPDIVLMDINMPQMNGIETMEWLKENHPEQKVIALSMDDSEETIIKMLRLGAKGYLLKDIHPEIFQNALDDVIEKGFYYSDRITNKLLDTIDKKDNDPHEIKLKDREIEFLKLACTEMTYKEIAAEMFLSPKTIDGYRESLFDKLDVRSRIGLVLYGIKNKMIEM